aaattatttACCAAAATAAAGTCATTGCCGAGTCCTTGATATTTGACAAAGTGAAGAACTCCGCTCTCTCGTTTATCAAGAAAAGAAGCGGTTGACACTTTCTCGGAAATTTCAGTTCTCATAGAAACGGCCGCAGCAGATACTGATAATAATAACCTATAATTAGGTTTAAGAGAACACAGTTTCAGAGACGAGACAGACCGGAAACCGGCGATGGAGGATAACGAGTTACGAGTTGACGGCGTTAATGTGTTAGAAATGGCGGCGGCTGCTGCTATTGCCATGGCTGCTAAGTTTGTTCAGTTTTTTTTTGACAGTGCGCTGACGTTAGATATGGCTCACGctttttagggttttattttgtaCCAATGTAGTGAGCGGGTCACTGGTTAGACCCGCCcaagaaaggaaaaaaaccGCCAAAAGCTGACATGAAAAACTATAGATTGTCTCTGTCTCTTGCTTTACGCAGAAATACTCACAGTATAGCTTGGGGAAATGTCGATAGACCCGAATTTTCGCCTATTTCATCGGACATTTCATTACAGAATTTGGAAATTAGCTTCACGAAGAATGTTCATAAACTATTCGACGAAATGCCTGACCAAGATGTTTTATCGGTCACGACTTTAATTGGGCGGTTTGCTAGGCGGCATCAGTATAAAGAAGCTATATGTGTATTTTCGAGAATGTTTTTGGTGAATATTAAGCCGAATGAGTATACATTTGCTACTGTTATTCACTCGTCGACTGTAATTAAGGATATTTATTCGGGAATGCAGTTTCATGCTTGTGCGATGAAGATGGGGCTTCATTCTAGTGTGTTTGTGGGTAGTGCGATGTTGAACTATTACGCCAAGTTGTGTTCGATTGAGGAAGCTCGGATTGCTTTTGACGATATTCGAAATCCTAATGTTGTGTCCTACACGACTTTGATACATGGTTACTTGAAGAAAGGGAGGAGCGTTGATGCTCTTCGGCTTTTTAAAGAGATGCCTGAAAGAAATGTGGTGTCGTGGAATGCAGTGATTGGGGGGTTTAGCCAAATGGGTCACAATGAAGAGGCTGTAGATCTTTTTGTTGAAATGCTGAGAGAAGGTTTCGTGCCTGATCAATCTACATTTCCTTGTCTCATTACTGCAGCTTCAAATATTGCTTCACTTGGAATTGGCAAAAGTTTTCATGCTTGGGTTGTTAAGTCCTTGTGTAGCTCTAACGTGTTTATTGGAAATTCTTTAGTTAGCTTTTACGCAAAATGTGGAAGCATGGAAGATAGTCTCTTGGTGTTTGATGAACTTCCTGATCGAAATATTGTATCATGGAATGCTGTAATTTGTGGTTTTGCACAGAATGGAAGAGGAGAGGATGCGGTAATCTTCTTTGAGAGGATGAGAGTTGCAGCAAGATTGAGACCTAATAGTGTTACTCTTCTTGGCCTTTTATGGGCTTGTAATCACGCTGGTCTTGTCGAAAAGGGTTATTCATACTTCAACCAAATAAGGGTTGAAGAACCTGGCATGTTGAAACCTGAACACTATGCCTGTATGGTTGATTTACTCTCTCGTTTTGGTCGTTTGAACGAAGCAGCAAGGTTTCTTCACGATCTGCCTTTTGATCCAGGAATTGGGTTCTGGAAAGCATTACTTGGAGGATGTCATATCCACTCAAATACAGAATTGAGCGACTTAGTAGCTCAGAAGATCATAGCTTTGGATCCTGAAGATGTTTCATCATATGTAATGCTGTCAAATGCTTATTCCGCTGCTGGAAAATGGCAGAACGTGTCAGCGATAAGGAGGGAAATGAAAGAGAAGGGATTAAAAAGGATTCCAGGTTGTAGTTGGATGGAAGTTCAAAGCAAAATTCATGTCTTTGTTAATAGCGACAAGAGTCATCACGAAAAGGATGACATTTACAGTTTCTTGAACTTTTGTATTGAGCAGTTGAGAGACACTGAAAACACCCCATTTTTAGTAGACTATTAACATAAGCATTTTAATCATTGTTTCCTAAGGAAGGAAATTGCTTCATGCCATTTATAGAACTGTGATGATTGATGAGTCAAACTGAGCTTATTGCAAGAATGGTTTGATACCTGAACCTATGGCGATGCTAACTGAAGAGCACATTCACGTCAGCCACAGGGACATTGATCGGCAGGTATGTCAGTTGAAACAATTGTAAATGCATTGGCCATGGTGTATTATATGTAAACAGACATACAAAATGAAATGCTAATAACCTTAAAGTGATTTCTATAAGAATATTATGGTACAGAGCAATGATCATCTTGGACCTACTTAAGGCACAAcaagtatttttcctaattgaAAACTATTAGTGGTGATTAAACTACTCCAACAAAAAAGgagttttgttatatttttcatATGTTAAGGGCGAGGCTCAAACAAGGAGGAAAGCCTACGCAACATGGAATACTTCAGGAGTTATATGTAAGCACAGATCCGAAAATTTCTGAATAGGTCAATCTTTCGAACTGCTGCTGAATCTATGGACAGGCAAGAGATAATCCAGCGAACTAAAACATCTTAGCAACTGGAATGGGAATAGCCTAAACTGTGAGAATGGATTGAGGGAGAGCAATACAAGCTAGTGCTGCTAGGCGAAGTGGTTTAAATCTGTTCAAGTATGTTCTGCATGGGAAATC
This region of Mercurialis annua linkage group LG1-X, ddMerAnnu1.2, whole genome shotgun sequence genomic DNA includes:
- the LOC126662525 gene encoding pentatricopeptide repeat-containing protein At5g42450, mitochondrial, giving the protein MKNYRLSLSLALRRNTHSIAWGNVDRPEFSPISSDISLQNLEISFTKNVHKLFDEMPDQDVLSVTTLIGRFARRHQYKEAICVFSRMFLVNIKPNEYTFATVIHSSTVIKDIYSGMQFHACAMKMGLHSSVFVGSAMLNYYAKLCSIEEARIAFDDIRNPNVVSYTTLIHGYLKKGRSVDALRLFKEMPERNVVSWNAVIGGFSQMGHNEEAVDLFVEMLREGFVPDQSTFPCLITAASNIASLGIGKSFHAWVVKSLCSSNVFIGNSLVSFYAKCGSMEDSLLVFDELPDRNIVSWNAVICGFAQNGRGEDAVIFFERMRVAARLRPNSVTLLGLLWACNHAGLVEKGYSYFNQIRVEEPGMLKPEHYACMVDLLSRFGRLNEAARFLHDLPFDPGIGFWKALLGGCHIHSNTELSDLVAQKIIALDPEDVSSYVMLSNAYSAAGKWQNVSAIRREMKEKGLKRIPGCSWMEVQSKIHVFVNSDKSHHEKDDIYSFLNFCIEQLRDTENTPFLVDY